In Amycolatopsis methanolica 239, a single genomic region encodes these proteins:
- a CDS encoding TetR/AcrR family transcriptional regulator — MTISLSAELWPEVQPDAARRLMLAGVESFARRGYHATTTRDIASAAGMSPAALYVHFPSKAALLFAISKSGHQQTLDLVEDVAKRADEPRERMRRIVADFVAWHARRHTVARVVQYELQALPEQEYQVVADLRRRIEHLVRGVIEDGVAQGQFVVADVKTAARAVLSLGVDVARWYSERTGKTPKALGREYADLTLRMLGAQP; from the coding sequence ATGACGATCTCGCTGTCCGCCGAACTCTGGCCGGAAGTGCAGCCGGACGCGGCACGGCGGCTGATGCTGGCCGGTGTCGAGTCCTTCGCCCGCCGCGGCTACCACGCGACCACGACACGAGACATCGCGAGCGCGGCAGGCATGAGCCCGGCGGCGCTGTACGTGCACTTCCCGTCGAAGGCCGCGCTGCTGTTCGCGATCAGCAAGAGCGGGCACCAGCAGACGCTCGACCTGGTCGAGGACGTCGCCAAGCGCGCCGACGAGCCGAGGGAGCGGATGCGCCGCATCGTCGCCGACTTCGTGGCCTGGCACGCGCGGCGGCACACCGTGGCACGCGTCGTGCAGTACGAGCTGCAGGCGCTGCCCGAGCAGGAGTACCAGGTGGTGGCCGACCTGCGGCGCCGCATCGAGCACCTCGTGCGCGGCGTGATCGAGGACGGCGTCGCGCAGGGGCAGTTCGTGGTCGCCGACGTCAAGACCGCCGCGCGAGCGGTCCTGTCGCTCGGCGTCGACGTGGCGCGCTGGTACAGCGAGCGCACCGGGAAGACGCCCAAGGCGCTCGGCCGCGAGTACGCGGACCTCACCCTGCGCATGCTCGGCGCGCAACCCTGA
- a CDS encoding epoxide hydrolase family protein, giving the protein MSEIRPFHLDVPQSQLDDLHARIDLTRWPDELPGVGWSYGIPLGYVQELTRYWRTSYDWRAHEKLLNELGQFTTEIDGQRIYFLHVRAADDDALPLILTHGWPGSVVEFLPVLEALSARHHLVIPAIPGYGFSGPTTDTGWDVPRIARAFAELMRRLGYDRYGAQGGDWGSVISRQLGVDDAAHVAGVHVNMLGTAPSGNPAELDELSLADKERLGRRERYQRELSGYMKLQSTRPQTLAYALHDSPVGQLAWIVERFQEWTDSNGTPEDAVDRDLMLTNVMIYWLTGTAGSSARLYRESARSWGRQPGLDVPMGVAVFPHDIVLPVRRLAERDNNIVRWTEFDRGGHFAAMEEPDLFAEDVLAFFASL; this is encoded by the coding sequence ATGAGCGAAATCCGCCCGTTCCACCTCGACGTCCCGCAGTCCCAGCTCGACGACCTGCACGCGCGCATCGACCTGACCCGCTGGCCCGACGAGCTGCCGGGCGTGGGCTGGAGCTACGGCATCCCGCTCGGCTACGTCCAGGAACTGACCCGGTACTGGCGCACGAGCTACGACTGGCGCGCGCACGAGAAGCTGCTCAACGAGCTGGGCCAGTTCACCACGGAGATCGACGGCCAGCGCATCTACTTCCTGCACGTCCGCGCGGCCGACGACGACGCGCTGCCGCTGATCCTCACGCACGGCTGGCCCGGCTCGGTCGTGGAGTTCCTGCCGGTGCTCGAGGCGCTGTCGGCGCGGCACCACCTGGTCATCCCGGCCATCCCCGGCTACGGCTTCTCCGGCCCGACCACCGACACCGGCTGGGACGTGCCGCGCATCGCCCGCGCGTTCGCCGAGCTGATGCGCCGCCTCGGCTACGACCGCTACGGCGCGCAGGGCGGCGACTGGGGCTCGGTGATCTCGCGTCAGCTGGGGGTCGACGACGCCGCCCACGTCGCCGGGGTGCACGTCAACATGCTCGGCACCGCCCCCTCCGGCAACCCCGCCGAGCTGGACGAGCTGTCGCTGGCCGACAAGGAGCGGCTGGGACGGCGCGAGCGCTATCAGCGCGAGCTGTCCGGCTACATGAAACTCCAGTCGACGCGCCCGCAGACCCTGGCCTACGCGCTGCACGACTCCCCCGTCGGCCAGCTCGCCTGGATCGTCGAGCGGTTCCAGGAGTGGACCGATTCGAACGGCACCCCGGAGGACGCCGTCGACCGGGACCTGATGCTGACCAACGTGATGATCTACTGGCTGACCGGAACGGCCGGGTCGTCGGCGCGGCTGTACCGCGAGTCGGCCCGCAGCTGGGGCAGGCAACCCGGGCTCGACGTGCCGATGGGCGTCGCGGTGTTCCCGCACGACATCGTGCTTCCCGTACGCCGCCTCGCCGAGCGCGACAACAACATCGTGCGCTGGACGGAGTTCGACCGGGGCGGGCACTTCGCGGCGATGGAGGAACCCGACCTCTTCGCCGAAGACGTCCTGGCGTTCTTCGCTTCACTCTAG
- a CDS encoding nucleoside deaminase, giving the protein MLKPDPGRLLAVAREEALLGKSEGGVPIGAALFTVDGELLGRGHNRRVQDDDPSMHAETAAFRNAGRRPHYRDTVMVTTLSPCWYCSGLVRQFSISHVVIGEARTFSGGHDWLAGLGVGITILDDPACVTLMTEFIEERPDLWFEDIGVETS; this is encoded by the coding sequence ATGCTGAAACCCGATCCCGGCCGGCTGCTCGCCGTCGCCCGCGAAGAGGCTCTGCTCGGCAAGTCCGAGGGTGGGGTGCCGATCGGCGCGGCGTTGTTCACTGTGGACGGTGAGCTGCTCGGCCGGGGCCACAACCGGCGGGTCCAGGACGACGACCCGTCGATGCACGCCGAAACCGCGGCCTTCCGCAACGCGGGCAGGCGCCCGCACTACCGCGACACGGTGATGGTGACCACCCTCTCCCCCTGCTGGTATTGCAGCGGCCTGGTGCGGCAGTTCAGCATCTCTCACGTGGTGATCGGCGAGGCCCGCACCTTCTCCGGTGGCCACGACTGGCTGGCCGGGCTGGGTGTCGGCATCACGATCCTCGACGACCCCGCGTGCGTCACGCTGATGACGGAGTTCATCGAAGAGCGCCCGGATCTGTGGTTCGAGGACATTGGGGTCGAAACTTCCTGA
- a CDS encoding isopenicillin N synthase family dioxygenase, which translates to MEANGYAEGAETPPDLKESYSAGADAAVGVPEVDEFWFQPNVWPSEVPEFAAASRAYMTRMRELSDELLTVFAAALGLAPDHFTRHTGHPTYTFNINWYPALNRVGAPEPGQFRIGPHTDFGTVTVLDRQARVGGLQVRTSDGEWVDAPFDPAAFTVNIGGLMARWTGDRWRSTRHRVLPPSADAPDEDLVSLIFFYETDHDARIASLAPPLGRTAYPEVVASEYLPGKLDAITVAP; encoded by the coding sequence GTGGAGGCCAACGGGTACGCCGAGGGCGCCGAAACCCCGCCGGACCTCAAGGAGTCCTACTCGGCAGGCGCGGACGCCGCGGTCGGCGTGCCGGAGGTCGACGAGTTCTGGTTCCAGCCCAACGTGTGGCCGTCGGAGGTCCCGGAGTTCGCGGCCGCGTCACGCGCGTATATGACGCGGATGCGGGAGCTGTCGGACGAGCTGCTGACGGTGTTCGCGGCCGCGCTCGGCCTGGCGCCGGACCACTTCACCCGGCACACCGGGCACCCGACCTACACGTTCAACATCAACTGGTACCCGGCGCTGAACCGGGTCGGCGCGCCGGAGCCGGGGCAGTTCCGGATCGGGCCGCACACCGACTTCGGCACGGTGACGGTGCTGGACCGGCAGGCCCGGGTCGGCGGGCTGCAGGTCCGCACCAGTGACGGCGAGTGGGTGGACGCGCCGTTCGACCCGGCGGCGTTCACGGTGAACATCGGGGGCCTGATGGCCCGCTGGACGGGCGACCGGTGGCGCTCGACGCGGCACCGGGTGCTGCCGCCGTCGGCGGACGCGCCGGACGAGGACCTGGTGTCGCTCATCTTCTTCTACGAGACCGACCACGACGCGCGGATCGCCTCGCTCGCGCCGCCGCTGGGCCGCACGGCGTACCCGGAGGTCGTGGCGTCGGAGTACCTGCCCGGCAAGCTCGACGCGATCACCGTGGCCCCCTGA
- a CDS encoding purine-cytosine permease family protein: MATTTGRHTGEYGEKVVAVEPGGVEPVAAADRHGRPRQLFWTWASPNLEFATIFVGVLAVSAFGLSFAQAVIAVAIGNGLGAVSHGVLSARGPRFGVPQMVLSRLPFGYRGNAVPAALMSVTAGIGWFAVNSVSGAFALNTLTGMPVLLCLVIVVVLQIGIAFFGHNLVQAYERWIFGVLAVVFAIGAVVTFAQASPGAVGGTGGVGGFLLTVGAAFGYTAGWNPYAADYTRYLPESVSGRAVGWAAGSGLFVATTVLTATGAASATLGGGDGSPTEAFTGHMPGWLSALTLLAIALGAVAANALTVYSGALAFLTLGVELPLAWRRAMVAVAFGVVGFVLAWLGLADAGTAYEHFLLVIAYWVSPWLGVVFADQLMRRGRAGLARLLPDTARWGWQGLAAFLVAAVVSIALFANQTLYAGPVPRAVPEVGDVTCFVGFALAAGLYAAVGRRWVRG, translated from the coding sequence ATGGCGACCACGACAGGGCGGCACACGGGCGAATACGGCGAAAAAGTCGTCGCGGTCGAACCGGGCGGCGTCGAACCGGTGGCGGCAGCCGACCGGCACGGCAGGCCGCGGCAGCTGTTCTGGACCTGGGCCTCGCCCAACCTGGAGTTCGCCACGATCTTCGTCGGCGTGCTGGCGGTGTCGGCGTTCGGGCTGAGTTTCGCACAGGCGGTCATCGCGGTCGCGATCGGCAACGGGCTGGGCGCGGTGTCGCACGGCGTGCTGTCGGCGCGCGGGCCGCGGTTCGGGGTGCCACAGATGGTGTTGAGCCGCCTGCCGTTCGGGTACCGCGGCAACGCGGTGCCCGCCGCGTTGATGTCGGTGACGGCGGGAATCGGCTGGTTCGCGGTCAACAGCGTCAGCGGGGCGTTCGCGCTGAACACGCTGACCGGGATGCCGGTGCTGTTGTGTCTGGTGATCGTGGTGGTGCTGCAGATCGGTATCGCGTTCTTCGGGCACAACCTGGTGCAGGCCTACGAACGCTGGATCTTCGGGGTGCTGGCGGTGGTGTTCGCGATCGGGGCGGTGGTCACGTTCGCGCAGGCGTCGCCGGGCGCGGTCGGCGGAACCGGCGGGGTGGGCGGGTTCCTGCTGACGGTGGGCGCGGCGTTCGGGTACACCGCGGGCTGGAACCCCTACGCGGCGGACTACACGCGGTACCTGCCGGAATCGGTGAGCGGCCGGGCGGTCGGCTGGGCCGCGGGCAGCGGCTTGTTCGTGGCGACGACGGTGCTGACGGCGACGGGCGCGGCGTCGGCCACGCTGGGCGGCGGGGACGGCAGCCCGACGGAGGCATTCACCGGGCACATGCCGGGGTGGCTGTCCGCGCTGACGCTGCTGGCGATCGCGCTCGGGGCGGTGGCCGCGAACGCGCTGACCGTCTACTCCGGAGCGCTCGCGTTCCTCACGCTGGGTGTGGAGCTGCCGCTCGCGTGGCGGCGGGCGATGGTGGCGGTCGCGTTCGGCGTCGTCGGGTTCGTGCTGGCGTGGCTGGGGCTCGCCGACGCCGGGACGGCCTACGAGCACTTCCTGCTGGTGATCGCGTACTGGGTGAGCCCGTGGCTGGGTGTCGTGTTCGCCGATCAGCTGATGCGGCGCGGGCGGGCCGGGCTGGCGCGCCTGCTGCCGGACACCGCGCGGTGGGGCTGGCAGGGGCTGGCGGCGTTCCTGGTCGCGGCGGTGGTGTCGATCGCGTTGTTCGCGAACCAGACGCTGTACGCCGGCCCGGTGCCGCGGGCGGTGCCGGAGGTGGGCGACGTGACGTGCTTCGTCGGGTTCGCGCTGGCGGCCGGGTTGTACGCGGCGGTGGGCCGCCGCTGGGTGCGGGGCTGA